The window GGTGATCGCGTCCTGGAACGGCCTGGCGATCACGGCGCTGGCCGAAGCCGGGGTCGCGCTGGATCGTCCACAGTGGATCGGGTGGGCGGTCGGCGCGGCCGAGCTGCTGCTGCGCGTGCACGTCATCGACGGCCGGTTGCGGCGCAGCTCGCGCGACGGCGTCGTCGGGGAGTCGGCCGGGGTGCTGGAGGACTACGCGTGCGTCGCCGACGGGTTCCTGGCACTGCACCAGGCGACCGGTGAGGCGAAGTGGCTCACCGAAGCGACCCGGCTGCTCGACCTGGCTCTGACGCACTTCGCGTCCCCGGACGTCCCGGGCGCGTACTTCGACACCGCCGACGACGCCGAGACGCTGGTCCAGCGCCCGGCCGACCCCGGCGACAACGCGAGCCCGGCCGGGGCGTCGGCGCTGGCCGGCGCACTGCTGACAGCGTCCGCGCTCGCCGGCCACGAGCGCGCGTCGCGGTACCGCGAGGCCGCGGAGCAGGCGCTGCGGCGGGTCGGCGTGCTGGCCGCGCGGGTGCCGCGATTCGCCGGGCACTGGCTGTCGGTCGCCGAGGCGTTGCAGGCCGGTCCGGTGCAGGTGGCGGTGGTCGGCGCGGATCCGGCGTTGCGCCTGGCCGCGGCGCGGGGCGTGCACGGCGGCGGCATCGTGCTGGCCGGCGAGCCGGATGCGCCGGGCGTCCCGCTGCTGGCGGACCGGCCGCTGGTCGGCGGTGCCGCGGCGGCGTACGTCTGCCGCGGGTACGTCTGCGACCGGCCGGTGACGACGGCCGAGGCGCTGGCCGCCCAGCTCTGATCGCCCTGGGTGAACGCCGTGCTCAGCCGCTCGATTTCCGCGTAGCGTGAGTAGCGTTGTAATCATGTAATCGCGGAGGTGGAGTCATGGGACGAGGCTGGAAGGGCGGCCGCGGCTGGCAGCAGGCCGAGGTGCCCTCGGCGGACGACGCGGCGGCCTGGTTCGGCGGGCGCCTGCCCGACGGCTGGTTCACCGGCGCGCCGGAGATCACGGTCGACCGCGAGGAGATCATCGTGGTCGGCGAGCTGCCCGCGTTGACCGAGGAGTACGCCGACGACGCGGCCCGCGCGGCCGCCGAAGAGGGCCGGATCAGCCGCTACCGCGAGGAGACGCGCGACGAGCGCATCGAGATCGCGCGTCAGGCGGAGCACCGCTACCAGCGCAAGGTGGCGTGGGGCGCGAAGCTGGGGAGCACGACCGCGCTGTTCACGACGCATTCGGCCCCGGTGATGACCCGGCTGCGCCAGCCGGAGCGCCTGATCCTGGACACGCTGGTGGACGCGGGCGTGGCCCGCTCCCGCTCGGACGCGCTGGCGTGGGCCGTGCGCCTGGTGGGCCAGCACGCGGACACGTGGCTGGGCGAGCTGCGGGAAGCGATGAGCAAGGTCGACGACCTGCGCTCGAAGGGCCCCGACCTGGCCTGAGCGACTCCGCCGCGGCCGGTCGTGAGTGAGAAACAGGGCCAGAACGCTGTTTCTCACTCACGACGGTCTTGGCCCGCGCCGGTCGTACCCGAGTTCTCAGGTCTGGACCTGGAGCCGCGTTCACGCCTAGAGTGCGTCGTGCCCACGGTCCACACCGGGGGTTCCGCCGTCGCACAGGGTCTTTCACGTGAAGGAACGCGCCCATGGACGGCAGGTTCACCCGGCGGCAGCTCATCAAAGGCGGGCTCGCGGTGGCGGCGGTGCCGCTGCTGCCCGGCATCGCCTCGGCGGCGCCGCGCTCGTACCGCGTCGACGTCCCGCCGCTCCCGTGGCCGGCGGCGAACGACATCGTCGCGAACACCACGATCCCCACCTTCCCCGACCGGAGCTTCCCGATCACCGGCTACGGAGCGAAGAACGACGGCAAGACCGACAACACCGCGGCGATCAAGAAGGCGATCGACGCGTGCGCCGCGGCCGGCGGCGGCCACGTGGTCGTTCCCGCGGGCAGCTTCCTCACCGGCGCCGTCTACCTCAAGAGCAACGTCGACCTGCACCTGGAAAAGGGCGCGGTGCTCAAGTTCAGCGGGGACGCGTCGAAGTTCCCGAACGTCCTGACGCGCTACGAAGGCATCGAGTGCATCAACCACTCGCCGATGATCTACGCGTACCGGGAGAAGAACATCGCCCTCACCGGCAGCGGCACGCTCGACGCGGCGGCGACGTCGTCGTGGAACAAGGGCAGCGACCGCGCGTACCTGGACACGCTGGTGGCCAAGGGAACCCCGCCGGAGAAACGCGTCGTCCCCGGCTCCGGGCACACGATGCGCTCGACGTTCGTCGAGCCGTACGCCTGCGAGAACGTGCTGATCCAGGGCGTCACGCTGAAGAACTCGATGTTCTGGCAGCTGCACCCGACGTTGTGCCGCAACGTCACGGTCGACGGCGTCAGCACCGATCCCAGCACCGCGCACTCCAACACCGACGGCTGCGACCCCGAGTCGTGTGACCACGTCGTCATCGCGAACTGCAGCCTGGGCGCGGACGACGACAACATCGCGATCAAGTCCGGCCGGGACGCCGACGGGCGCCGCGTGAACGTCCCGTGCCAGAACCTGGTCGTCGTGAACTGCGTGATGAACGGCAACTGGGGCGCGATCACCTGCGGCAGCGAGCAGACCGGCGGCATCCGCAACGTCTACGCGTACAAGCTGACCGTGAAGGGTGACACGAAGTTCGCGCTGTACGTCAAGTCGAACACGTTGCGTGGCGGGTTCTCGGAGAACATCAACCTCGACAGTGTGGCCGGCACCTTCGCGCGGAACTTCGCGTACGTGACGTCCACGTACAACAGCCAGACCGGAAGCTACGTCCCGTCGTTCGGGCCGTTCACCATCAGCAACTGCTCGAGCACGAAGGTCGCGGGCAAGACCTTCGACGTCAGCGGGCTTTCCGGCGCCCACGTGCACGGGCTGACCGTGGTGAACTCCACGTTTGCGGGCGTGTCCGACACCTCGAACACGCTGAAGTACGTGGACAACGCCAAGTTCACGAACGTGACGGTGAACGGCAAGCCGATCTGAACCTGCGGGATCGGCGCGGCTGCGGCAGGCTTACTACCAACGAGTAGGAAGCCTGCCGCAAGTCCTTTCCGGAGGTAGTCGTGGACGTCCCCGAAGTGCCCTCGAAGGTGGATCCGGACGCGCTGACCACCGTCCTCGACGGCCGCTGGGCCGAGCTGCGCCGCGGCGTGCGCGCCGAGATGAGCGACGCCGAGTTCCGCGACCCGGTGGACCTCGGCATCGAGGCGCACCGCGCCCAGGTGCTCGACCAGCTGTGCGCGCTCGCCGAGACCGACCGTCCCGGCCTGGGCTTCGACCCGGCGTACGGCGGCGGGGGCGACGTCGGTGGCTCGGTGACGTCGTTCGAGCTGCTCGGCTACGGCGACCTGTCGCTGATGGTGAAGGCCGGTGTCCAATGGGGACTGTTCGGCGGCGCCGTCCAGCTGCTGGGCACCGAGCGCCACCACGCGGCGCACCTGCGCGCGATCATGAACCTGGACCTGCTCGGCTGCTTCGCGATGACCGAGCACGGCCACGGATCCGACGTCCAGCACCTGCGCACCACGGCGACCTTCGTGGACGGCGGGTTCGTCGTGCACACCCCGGATGCCATGGCCACCAAGGAGTACATCGGCAACGCGGCCCGCGACGGCCGGATGGCGGTGGTGTTCGCGCAGCTCGTCACCGGCGGCGAATCGCGCGGCGTGCACGCTTTCCTGGTGCCGATCCGGGACGACTCCGGTGCGCCGCTGCCGGGAGTGTCCATTGAGGACTGCGGCCCGAAGGCGGGCCTGAACGGTGTCGACAACGGACGGTTGAGCTTCGACGACGTCCGGATCCCGCGCGAGGCCCTGCTGAACCGCTTCGGGGACGTTTCCGAAGACGGGACGTACTCGAGCCCGATCGAGAGCGACAGCCGCCGGTTCTTCACCATGCTCGGCACGCTGATCCGCGGCCGGGTCAGCGTCGGCGGAAGCGCGGGGAGCGCGACGAAGCGCGCGCTGGCCCTGGCGATCCGCTACGGCGAGCAGCGCCGTCAGTTCATGACGCCGGACGGCGAAGAGGTCGTCATCCTCGACTACCTCGGGCACCAGCGGAAGCTGCTGCCGGCGCTGGCGAAGACGTACGCGCTGCACTTCGCGCAGGAAGAGCTGGTGTCGAAGCTGCACGACATCGACTCGTCGGCGCCGGAAGAGGAGCAGCGTGAGCTGGAGTCGCGCGCGGCCGGGCTGAAGGCGCTGAACACGTGGCACGCGACAGCGACGATCCAGGCGGCGCGCGAGGCGTGCGGCGGCTCGGGGTACCTGGCGGAGAACATCCTGCCGGGCCTGAAGGCCGACACCGACGTCTTCACGACGTTCGAAGGCGACAACACCGTGCTGCTGCAGCTGGTCGCCAAGGGCCTGCTGACCAGCTACAAGCAGGACTTCGAGGACCTCTCGCCGCTGGCCACGGCCCGGTTCTTCACCGACCAGGTGGTGAGCGCGATCCTGGAGCGGACGTCCGTGCGCAAGGCACTCGAGTCGCTCACCGAGGGGTCCGACGCGGACGTCTTCTTCCGCCGCGAGTGGCAGCTGAGGCTGTTCGAAGACCGCGAAGAGCACGTCGTCGAGGGCGTGGCGAAGCGCCTGCGCAAGGCGGCGTCGGACCCGTTCGGGGTGTTCAATTCGGCCCAGGACCACGTGTTGCGCGCGGGCCGCGTCCACGTGGAGCGGCTGGTGCTGGAGGCGTTCGCGGCGGCCATCGAGCGGTGCGAGGACCCGGACGCCCGCACGCTGCTCGACCGCGTCTGCGACCTCTACGCGCTGTCGGCGATCGAAGAGGACCTGGCGTGGTTCCTCGGCCACGGGCGTCTGACGGCGTCGCGCGGGAAGGCCGTCACGGCGGCGGTGAACAGCCTGTGCGCCAAGCTGCGCCCGCACGCGCGGGCGCTGGTGGACGCGTTCGCCATCCCGGAGCAGTTCCTGGCGGCGCCGATGCTGCGGGCCTGATCTACGCTTGCGCGTCAGCTCCCGCTCCCCCGAAGGACCACCATGGGCTCACGCCGTGACAGACGCGTGCTCGAACTCGCCGCGCCGATGATGCAACCGGGCGAAACGCCCGAAGTGATCTCGATGGCCAAGGTCGGCTCGGTCCGCCAGGTCTTCGGGGAAAGCGTCGCCCTCGGGCTGGCCACGGCCGTCCTCAGCGGCGGCACGATGTTCTCGATCACCGCCCAGCGCGAGCTGTACCTGCTGCTGACCGACCGTCAGCTGATGTTCTTCGAAGCGGACCCCTCGACGGGCGGCCCACGCAAGGCCCTGCTCGGCGTGCCGCGCGGGCAGGTGGCGATCACCGAGCCGACCGGCGGCTTCCTGGTGAAGTTCGAGCTGCACGTCCACGGCTGGGACCGCGCGCTGACGCTGTCGATGCCGCCGATCCCGCCGTCGATGCGGAAGAAGGGCCTGCGGCTGCTGGCGGGGCTGCCGCGCCTGCAGGCCGCTCCCGCCTGAACCCGGGGGCGGCCGGGGTCGGGGCCCGGCCGCCCGCTCCGGGCGGTCAGGACTTGCGGCGCTTGCCGTCGTCGTCGGTGACCTCGAACTGCTCCTTGCGGACCTTGCCGGAGACGGTCTGCTCGTCGGCGACCGTCTCGGTCCGCAGGCGCGCCCGCTCGACCGGCACGGTTTCCTTGCGCACCACGGGCTTCTCCGCGTGGAGGACGACGTCCTGCTCGGCCTCGCCGATCTCGGCCTGGCCGCGGCCGTCCTTGATCGGCTCCCGCTCGACGCGCACTTCCTCGTGCCGCACCGGAACGGTGACCTGCTGCTCTTCGGTGACGACGTACTTGCGCAGCCGCACGTGCCCGGTCTCGACCTGCTCGGTGCCGACGTTCAGCCGTTCCTCCGACCGCGTCATGCTGTCCTTTTCGGACTTCCCGCGCCGCGCACTGTCCATTCCGGACCGACCGCGGTCGCCGCCCATGGCCGGGTCGCGGCCCTGCGTCCGATCACCCGTCCGGCCGGCCATCCGCTCGTCCATCCGCCCGTCCGGCGAGGTCCGCGGCATGGGCAGGCCGTAGTGCTGGTAGAGCTGGGCGCTTTCCTCGGGGGAGAGGTGCCCGTCGGCGTCGATGCGAGGCGCGTCGGAGACGGCGTCCTTGTCGACCCGGACGTGCACGCCGTCCTTGTCGGTGTGCGCACCGGAGAGCGGGACGAAGCTCTCCTTGGTGCCGAACAGGCCGGTCTTGACGGTGATCCACTCCGGCTGGTGCGTCGCGTCGGCGAGGTAGACGTTGCCGACCTTCCCGAGCTTGTTGCCGGCCGGGTCGACCACGGCACTGTCGATGAGCTCCTGGGGCTGCATGGTCTTGGCCATCGCGGTGCTGCTCCTTTCGCGCGTCGGTGTCTTCAGGAGCCACCGTGGGCCGCGCTGATGATCACGGCAACCGTCGTGGTGCTCCGGTGGGTGACCCCGGAAAGTGGTGGTTTGAAGCGCCGTCCGCTGGCGAGATCACCCGGGTTCCCGCAGGTCGCGCCGGGTGCGTTCGCCGTGATCGGCGGCGTGGGGGATGGCGCGAAGGTGTACATGTGACCGGCGCCACGTCCCGGGCTGTCACACCGGCTCGGCGCACGTCGTCAAGGCAGTGACACCGACGAAGGGAACGGTCATGGAACCGCGGTTGAACATGTTCGAGAACGAGGTCGCCGGCAAGTTCGTCAAGCGCCTGATCGCGGCGGCCCGCCCGGTGGAGGAGACGAGCCTCCCGATGGCGACGCAGGAACTGGTGAAGATCCGCGCGAGCCAGATCAACGGCTGCGGAATGTGTCTCGACATGCACACGAAGGACGCGGCGGCGGCCGGCGAGACGGCGGTCCGCCTGGCAATGGTGGCGGCGTGGCGCGAAGCGGTGGTGTTCACCGAAGCGGAGCGCGCGGCCCTGGCCCTGGCGGAGGAGGGAACCCGCCTGGCGGACGCCCACGAAGGCGTTTCGGACGAGACGTGGGCCCAGGTCCGCAAGCACTACGACGACGAGCAGATCGGCGCACTGATCTGCCTGGTGGCGATGATCAACGCCTGGAACCGCCTGAACGTGATCACCCGCACCCCGGCGGGCGAGTACCAGCCGGGCATGTTCGGCTGAGCAGCTTCGCTGGGGACTTCCAGGGGGAGGTCCCCAGCGGCGGCCTACGCGTACATGGCCAGCCAGATCGCGACGATCTGCTCCGGGGGTCTGCTTCACCTCGGCGTCCCTGCCTTTTAGGTGCGCTGAGCTGCGGTTTTGTCTGCCATCAGTTCTCACGGGTGGTGGCCTGTTCCTGACCTCTGACGGCCTGGAGGCGGCCTGGCGACCGACGCCACACCCCGCCCTGCATCCCGATACGAAGCCTCCACGCGGCCGGTGGTGCCGGGTCAAGACACGCTTCACCGTCTTGACGCGGTGCTACCGGCCGTTGTCACGATCAGGCGTCGGGATGGAGGTCTCCTACGACGGTGCGTAACAGAGATCGAGTCACGAACGACCCGAATGTCACCACCGCTCGTAGCTCGTCGAGGAGGCCGGGATGGCTGAGGGTGACTCGCGTGCCGCCGCCGCGCGGCGCTGCGCCGGGTGACCCGCTGGCGGCCGCACCGCCCGGCCGGCGGACGAAGCGGAGCGGCAGCCCGCCGTGTCGGAAGCGGATGCGGCCGCCAAGGCGAGGGGCTACGTAGGCGACAGGCGCGCCGCCTGAGGCGGCGCGCCCTTGATCCCATAGAGCTGAATTCGGCAACAGTATTGTTCTCGACCTCTAGGTGAAGACAACGATATGGCAGACTCTCCACTTGAGTGGCTGACAGATGATGTGCCACTTCCTCGGCGGCTTATGCAAGCACTCGAAGAAGATCGTCTGGTCTTCTTTGCTGGTGCCGGGGTTTCTATTCCTCCGCCCTCTTCGTTGCCTAGCTTCATCGGTTTGGCTAGAACAATCGCCGATCAGATTGGATATCAAACGCCTCTCGGTGATGATCAGCGAATTGACGAGTATCTCGGTATTCTCGAAGAGGCTGGCGGTCAAGTCCACCTTCGAACTCAAGCGCTTCTACTGCGGCCCGATGCCGAAGACAATGTCTTGCATCAAGGTATTGCGACGCTAGCGAACTCGGTTACGTCGCGTATTGTCACGACAAACTATGACCAGCACTTTGAGGGAGCATTCACGCGAATGAGCGTTCCCGTCTCGACTTATGCTGGCCCCGCGCTCCCCCTCGGAGATTCATTCGAGGGGATCGTGCACTTGCATGGCGTCGTGCCCATGTCGTCAAATCAATCTATAGTTCTTACTGATCGCGACTTTGGAAAAGCCTATATAACCTTAGGCTGGGCGGCAAGCTTCCTGGTTAGGATGTTCGAAAAATATACGGTTCTGTTTGTCGGGTATAGCGGCGACGACACTGTAATGAGGTATCTTACACGTGCGCTGCCTCCAAAAACTGAGGCGTACGCCTTCGCTGAAGTTGGCAAAGAAGAGGGTTGGCGGCGTTTGGGCATCACGCCCGTGACTTACCCGCCAGTGGATAACCATCGTGCTCTGCCGGAGGCGATTAATGCCTGGGTGAAACGGGCAACCGCGATGCCGTTGGAGAAACAGCGGCGAGTCAGCTCTATCGCTGCGAGGACGCCTCCTCTGGGGCCGATAGATAGCACTTATATTGACTGGGCGCTTTCCAGGCCGGAAACCCTGCGCTATTTTCTAGATGCAGCAAAACCGCATGTCTGGGTTAACTGGTTGTCAGATAATGGATACCTGACCAGTGTCCTGTCAAGTCGTGAGCCGGATGACTGTGCTCAATTGTGGTCATCATGGCTTGCTGAAATGATGAAGACTGAGCATGCTGGAGATTTGCTCGTCCTATTGCAGAAAAGCGAAGTAGCGTCAGGATCGCTGATATGGTGGGACGTCTGGCGAAGTCTTGCAAGTTCTTATTCGGACGTGCCTAACGCGCGTCAGTATTTGCTCATGCTTATTTCGACTGCTGGCGACGAGTATGCGGAGCGACTGTCATCAATGTTGCCTGAGCTTGTTGAAGCGGACCGATTTGCAGGCTTGCACGCATTTGAGTTTCTTCTTCAGGTAAAAAGTGTCGTTTCCAAAGGGTATTCATTCCTTGTCGAAGGCTGGCCTGTTCAGTTGAATGTCAGCGTTCTTGGTGAGACGTACTGGCTACGGCAAGCTTGGGAGATACTGCGGGCGAGCTTGGAAGACGATGCGGAAAGGCTTATTAGCTGCACATTATTCCAAATCGTATCGGCGGTAAATGCTCACCGCCTATTCGATGGGGTGGATGGTCGAGATGCGATATCGCGTCACCGGCAGGTCGTCGGTGTCAATGTCGATGATGACCAATTCGCTGACAGTGGCGGTATTGATATATTGATCGACGTTGCGCGCGATGCACTTCGTGCGAAAGTTGAAGCTGGACCTTCCAAGACGTTGCACTATCTAGATGAGTTGCTTGGTCATGACTATGACATAGTGCGTAGGCTTGCTGTAGATGCTCTCGGTTACGGTGAGGCCTATCAGTCTGATAAGGCTATTGGTCTGATTCTGAAGCATCGACTGCTTTTTGATCATGAGTTAAAGCCCGAGATTTTCGCGCTTCTCAAGGCCAAGTATGGAAGCGCGAGTCCTGCCGTGAGGCAACGGGTTATTCGAAAGGCCCTGACGGGCCGCGTGGGCTACGATAGGCCGAGCAGTAATCGTTATGTCAGATTCAACTTGTTGTATTGGCTCACTACATGCGCACCGGACGACCGCACCACAAAGATTTCGTTTGAAAAGATTCAAGAGCAGAATCCTACCTTCCTGC of the Amycolatopsis sp. NBC_01488 genome contains:
- a CDS encoding glycosyl hydrolase family 28 protein → MDGRFTRRQLIKGGLAVAAVPLLPGIASAAPRSYRVDVPPLPWPAANDIVANTTIPTFPDRSFPITGYGAKNDGKTDNTAAIKKAIDACAAAGGGHVVVPAGSFLTGAVYLKSNVDLHLEKGAVLKFSGDASKFPNVLTRYEGIECINHSPMIYAYREKNIALTGSGTLDAAATSSWNKGSDRAYLDTLVAKGTPPEKRVVPGSGHTMRSTFVEPYACENVLIQGVTLKNSMFWQLHPTLCRNVTVDGVSTDPSTAHSNTDGCDPESCDHVVIANCSLGADDDNIAIKSGRDADGRRVNVPCQNLVVVNCVMNGNWGAITCGSEQTGGIRNVYAYKLTVKGDTKFALYVKSNTLRGGFSENINLDSVAGTFARNFAYVTSTYNSQTGSYVPSFGPFTISNCSSTKVAGKTFDVSGLSGAHVHGLTVVNSTFAGVSDTSNTLKYVDNAKFTNVTVNGKPI
- a CDS encoding acyl-CoA dehydrogenase family protein, which translates into the protein MDVPEVPSKVDPDALTTVLDGRWAELRRGVRAEMSDAEFRDPVDLGIEAHRAQVLDQLCALAETDRPGLGFDPAYGGGGDVGGSVTSFELLGYGDLSLMVKAGVQWGLFGGAVQLLGTERHHAAHLRAIMNLDLLGCFAMTEHGHGSDVQHLRTTATFVDGGFVVHTPDAMATKEYIGNAARDGRMAVVFAQLVTGGESRGVHAFLVPIRDDSGAPLPGVSIEDCGPKAGLNGVDNGRLSFDDVRIPREALLNRFGDVSEDGTYSSPIESDSRRFFTMLGTLIRGRVSVGGSAGSATKRALALAIRYGEQRRQFMTPDGEEVVILDYLGHQRKLLPALAKTYALHFAQEELVSKLHDIDSSAPEEEQRELESRAAGLKALNTWHATATIQAAREACGGSGYLAENILPGLKADTDVFTTFEGDNTVLLQLVAKGLLTSYKQDFEDLSPLATARFFTDQVVSAILERTSVRKALESLTEGSDADVFFRREWQLRLFEDREEHVVEGVAKRLRKAASDPFGVFNSAQDHVLRAGRVHVERLVLEAFAAAIERCEDPDARTLLDRVCDLYALSAIEEDLAWFLGHGRLTASRGKAVTAAVNSLCAKLRPHARALVDAFAIPEQFLAAPMLRA
- a CDS encoding PRC and DUF2382 domain-containing protein, yielding MAKTMQPQELIDSAVVDPAGNKLGKVGNVYLADATHQPEWITVKTGLFGTKESFVPLSGAHTDKDGVHVRVDKDAVSDAPRIDADGHLSPEESAQLYQHYGLPMPRTSPDGRMDERMAGRTGDRTQGRDPAMGGDRGRSGMDSARRGKSEKDSMTRSEERLNVGTEQVETGHVRLRKYVVTEEQQVTVPVRHEEVRVEREPIKDGRGQAEIGEAEQDVVLHAEKPVVRKETVPVERARLRTETVADEQTVSGKVRKEQFEVTDDDGKRRKS
- a CDS encoding carboxymuconolactone decarboxylase family protein, coding for MEPRLNMFENEVAGKFVKRLIAAARPVEETSLPMATQELVKIRASQINGCGMCLDMHTKDAAAAGETAVRLAMVAAWREAVVFTEAERAALALAEEGTRLADAHEGVSDETWAQVRKHYDDEQIGALICLVAMINAWNRLNVITRTPAGEYQPGMFG
- a CDS encoding SIR2 family protein → MADSPLEWLTDDVPLPRRLMQALEEDRLVFFAGAGVSIPPPSSLPSFIGLARTIADQIGYQTPLGDDQRIDEYLGILEEAGGQVHLRTQALLLRPDAEDNVLHQGIATLANSVTSRIVTTNYDQHFEGAFTRMSVPVSTYAGPALPLGDSFEGIVHLHGVVPMSSNQSIVLTDRDFGKAYITLGWAASFLVRMFEKYTVLFVGYSGDDTVMRYLTRALPPKTEAYAFAEVGKEEGWRRLGITPVTYPPVDNHRALPEAINAWVKRATAMPLEKQRRVSSIAARTPPLGPIDSTYIDWALSRPETLRYFLDAAKPHVWVNWLSDNGYLTSVLSSREPDDCAQLWSSWLAEMMKTEHAGDLLVLLQKSEVASGSLIWWDVWRSLASSYSDVPNARQYLLMLISTAGDEYAERLSSMLPELVEADRFAGLHAFEFLLQVKSVVSKGYSFLVEGWPVQLNVSVLGETYWLRQAWEILRASLEDDAERLISCTLFQIVSAVNAHRLFDGVDGRDAISRHRQVVGVNVDDDQFADSGGIDILIDVARDALRAKVEAGPSKTLHYLDELLGHDYDIVRRLAVDALGYGEAYQSDKAIGLILKHRLLFDHELKPEIFALLKAKYGSASPAVRQRVIRKALTGRVGYDRPSSNRYVRFNLLYWLTTCAPDDRTTKISFEKIQEQNPTFLPREHPNLHSWITAGAWARDDFQATGVLRGRDSSDAVDSFPAESANSVSGDIAVINWTKEVLLACADRPLGFVVEVLIELCRREIWNIDAWSSLLNLLADREGLEISTEVLELVLRNPNSPKLSTQVRRMQEKYWSSLQENSSTDDELRRQLQMIFSLWEEASDNDPPRDASLGPTLDWAINEPRGDLTLTYLNGLIKLVNRLVEANVDAIQKSALEEMIKTSSLVGDPSAVILGGQPSWLLAMERDWCVSHLVPRFDWSRSGEYSAAKFWEGFLHWGRWTPDLADLLAGIMRVSLPQIRRNLPKSVHAFIRHHAALFMFFPNDVTDVHWPDALINAAHSRELTQWNEALVRLLESDDEPRQVEVWSKFSGYWRRRIDGLPKPLKADEVSILAKCLFAKGVKVAEVADLLMDSPLCAPSRSGHTRHKIFEALPVDADPASSATIIARLLRAETHAGYNDTSLIAIARRLHELKAPDASKVVQELIRLGVFGAVELAAEIENGESD